From one Halorhabdus rudnickae genomic stretch:
- a CDS encoding thiamine pyrophosphate-binding protein — MSANDIGDDPTEIHWHKALDPGELPEGRVEPVTCDGTTVAITHYDGTYHALDNECPHQGGPLGEGSIENGLLRCPWHGWDFYPDSGETPGEFDDCVTTYPVEEREDGVYVGFPVESPRERTVSDVIVETLNNWGVRQVWGIVGHSNLRLAEALRTAAERGDLTYYGVRHEGAGAFAASAYGKLTGRPAACFSIAGPGATNMLTGLWDATVDRSPTIALTGQVESQVLGTGNFQEVDLEAAYGDVAEFEATILPDSQHAELATRAAKTAILDRGVSHLIFPDEIQTMDAQGVEPGTPEGRLTDRDITPPDDDIASAVELLEAAERPVIVVGHGARFEMDGIVALAERLDCPVLTTFKAKGQISDSHPLAGGVLGRSGTPIASHFMNESDLLAVFGASFSNHTGIAEYKDIIQVDFDQMALGKFHSVDVPVWGEIGVTVGEIRDRLPENDGDLAAESQREELADRWALWREEKATRREQPAERGVNYATIFDVMTRVVPDDAIIPVDVGNNTYAFGRYFEPERQTVLMSGYLGSIGFAFPAAMGAWAATQEADTPFTGRPVVSVSSDGGFGQYLSEFTTAVKYDMDLTHVLLNDDELGKISKEQRTGGWDVWQTDLVNPDFAAYADNCGGYGVSVDAGRDLDDALEEAIAYDGPALVEIPTDSDPV, encoded by the coding sequence ATGTCCGCAAACGACATTGGCGACGATCCCACGGAAATCCACTGGCACAAGGCGCTCGATCCAGGCGAGCTCCCGGAAGGGCGGGTCGAACCGGTAACCTGTGACGGAACGACGGTCGCGATCACCCACTACGACGGTACGTATCACGCACTCGACAACGAGTGTCCTCACCAGGGCGGGCCGCTCGGCGAGGGATCGATCGAGAACGGGCTCTTACGGTGCCCCTGGCACGGCTGGGATTTCTACCCCGACTCTGGCGAGACGCCGGGGGAGTTCGACGACTGTGTGACGACCTACCCCGTCGAGGAACGTGAGGACGGCGTCTACGTTGGCTTTCCGGTCGAGTCACCCCGGGAACGAACGGTCTCGGACGTCATCGTCGAGACACTCAACAACTGGGGTGTCCGGCAGGTCTGGGGGATCGTCGGCCACTCGAACCTCAGGCTCGCCGAGGCGCTTCGAACCGCCGCCGAGCGTGGTGATCTCACGTACTACGGCGTCCGCCACGAGGGTGCCGGAGCCTTCGCAGCATCGGCCTACGGCAAACTGACCGGCCGGCCCGCCGCCTGCTTCTCGATCGCGGGACCCGGCGCGACGAACATGCTCACGGGGTTGTGGGACGCCACTGTCGACCGCTCGCCGACGATCGCCCTGACTGGCCAGGTCGAGTCTCAGGTCCTCGGGACCGGCAACTTCCAGGAGGTCGATCTAGAGGCAGCCTACGGCGACGTCGCCGAGTTCGAAGCGACGATCCTCCCGGACAGCCAGCACGCCGAACTCGCAACGCGGGCGGCCAAGACCGCGATCCTCGACCGCGGCGTCTCACACCTGATCTTCCCCGACGAGATACAGACGATGGATGCCCAAGGAGTCGAACCCGGGACTCCCGAGGGGCGTCTCACCGACCGCGACATCACGCCACCGGACGACGACATCGCGAGCGCGGTCGAACTGCTCGAAGCCGCCGAGCGGCCGGTGATCGTCGTGGGCCACGGGGCTCGCTTCGAGATGGACGGGATCGTCGCTCTCGCCGAACGGCTGGACTGTCCCGTCCTGACGACGTTCAAGGCCAAGGGCCAGATATCCGACTCGCATCCGCTCGCCGGCGGCGTCCTCGGTCGTAGCGGGACGCCGATCGCGAGTCACTTTATGAACGAGTCCGACCTGCTCGCGGTGTTCGGTGCCAGCTTCTCGAATCACACGGGGATCGCCGAGTACAAGGACATTATCCAGGTCGACTTCGATCAGATGGCACTTGGGAAATTCCACAGTGTCGACGTTCCCGTCTGGGGTGAGATCGGCGTGACTGTCGGCGAGATCCGCGATCGGCTCCCTGAGAACGACGGGGATCTCGCCGCGGAGAGCCAGCGCGAGGAACTCGCCGATCGGTGGGCACTGTGGCGTGAAGAGAAGGCCACGCGACGCGAGCAGCCGGCCGAACGTGGGGTCAATTACGCGACGATCTTCGATGTGATGACCCGAGTCGTTCCCGACGATGCGATCATCCCGGTCGATGTCGGGAACAACACCTACGCGTTCGGTCGCTACTTCGAGCCCGAACGCCAGACAGTCCTCATGTCCGGGTATCTCGGATCGATCGGCTTTGCATTCCCGGCGGCGATGGGTGCCTGGGCCGCGACGCAGGAAGCCGACACTCCGTTCACCGGACGGCCCGTGGTTTCGGTGTCGAGCGACGGCGGGTTCGGGCAGTACCTGAGCGAGTTTACAACCGCCGTTAAGTACGACATGGATCTTACGCACGTCCTGCTCAACGACGACGAACTCGGCAAGATCAGCAAGGAGCAACGCACTGGTGGCTGGGACGTCTGGCAGACCGATCTGGTCAATCCCGACTTTGCGGCCTACGCCGATAACTGCGGGGGATACGGAGTGTCCGTCGATGCCGGAAGAGACCTTGATGACGCGCTTGAGGAGGCGATCGCCTACGACGGCCCCGCACTCGTCGAGATCCCGACGGATTCTGACCCAGTCTAA
- a CDS encoding DsbA family oxidoreductase: MVENAGRITVYSDYVCPFCYLGRRSLEEYQETRARDLEIDWQPFDLRSQKRGPDGEIDHSIDDGKDDAYFEQVQQNVSRLKEKYDADEMLELDDLPENLDSFGAQVASFYVDEEYPEQWLAFDEAIFEALWIDGRDIGDVDVLSDIADETGLDGNEIRTAVADEQLRDCLREQFTEARQDGVTGVPTFVYDGAGARGAVPPEQLERLVEGT; this comes from the coding sequence ATGGTTGAAAACGCCGGTCGTATTACGGTGTATTCCGATTACGTGTGTCCGTTTTGTTACCTTGGTCGGCGGTCACTGGAGGAGTATCAGGAGACACGCGCCCGTGACCTCGAGATCGACTGGCAACCGTTCGATCTTCGGAGTCAAAAACGCGGACCGGATGGGGAGATTGACCACTCGATTGACGATGGCAAAGACGACGCGTACTTCGAGCAGGTACAACAGAATGTCTCCCGATTGAAAGAGAAGTACGACGCCGACGAGATGCTCGAGCTCGATGACCTTCCGGAGAACCTGGATTCGTTCGGTGCACAGGTTGCTTCGTTCTATGTGGACGAAGAGTATCCCGAGCAATGGCTTGCCTTCGACGAAGCGATCTTCGAGGCGCTGTGGATTGATGGGCGAGACATCGGCGATGTCGATGTCTTATCGGACATCGCGGACGAGACTGGACTGGACGGTAACGAGATTCGAACTGCGGTCGCGGACGAGCAACTTCGTGACTGCCTCCGAGAGCAATTTACTGAAGCACGGCAAGACGGTGTGACAGGCGTCCCGACCTTCGTATACGATGGGGCAGGCGCTCGGGGCGCAGTTCCGCCTGAACAACTGGAGCGACTCGTCGAGGGGACGTGA
- a CDS encoding helix-turn-helix domain-containing protein — MSDQSTVQSDEQRDEVQYDPNSGRYDIYECTVSECDNVVLVVGSDDPPMSCHEQPMEQVTDLEMSVKPPDVKQVLLQAFGLPKAGLDICLCVIGEGPLSANEIAEELGYDRSTVTRYLNKLVELGLLRRSELNREGGGVVNVYHPVDLERMRRETLIGFYVWAGEAASLIEEANLTKKEYLEANPGRELPDIFWESFSDE; from the coding sequence ATGTCTGATCAAAGTACAGTCCAATCCGATGAACAACGTGACGAGGTCCAATACGATCCGAATTCCGGCCGGTACGACATCTATGAATGTACCGTCTCCGAGTGTGATAACGTCGTTCTCGTCGTCGGAAGCGACGATCCGCCGATGTCCTGTCACGAACAACCGATGGAACAGGTGACGGATCTAGAGATGAGTGTCAAACCACCGGATGTGAAACAGGTACTTCTCCAAGCGTTTGGGCTCCCGAAAGCCGGACTGGATATCTGCCTGTGCGTTATTGGTGAAGGTCCACTTTCGGCAAACGAGATCGCCGAGGAACTCGGCTACGACCGGAGCACTGTCACGCGGTATCTCAACAAACTCGTCGAGTTGGGATTGCTCCGACGGTCTGAACTCAATCGAGAGGGTGGCGGCGTCGTCAACGTGTATCACCCGGTCGACCTGGAACGGATGCGTCGGGAGACACTCATCGGGTTCTACGTCTGGGCCGGCGAGGCCGCCTCACTCATCGAAGAGGCAAATCTGACAAAAAAGGAGTACCTCGAAGCGAATCCTGGCCGCGAACTTCCCGACATATTTTGGGAGTCTTTCTCGGATGAATAG
- a CDS encoding ATP-binding cassette domain-containing protein, with protein MDSRTATTRSKSKEEPRTGDHPQIRTDGVSKTYGSKSGPVEALSDVNFDVDHGEFVSIVGPSGSGKSTIFRIIAGLEAPTDGAVLVDGAPVKEPGPDRGMVFQDDALFPWRTVAGNISYGLEEVGPPDGFTTDERIDYCLDLVGLADKADAYPKELSGGQRQRVGIARALAVDPPILLMDEPFGSVDARTKASLHQELLDIWAETKKTICFVTHDIEEAVYLSDRIVVFSNAPGTVLDTIPVQLSRPRDRTGDAFTEIKANVLSYFEDENE; from the coding sequence ATGGACTCACGAACCGCAACCACCCGCTCTAAGTCGAAAGAGGAACCACGAACCGGTGACCACCCACAGATCCGCACCGATGGTGTTTCGAAAACCTACGGGAGCAAGAGTGGGCCTGTTGAAGCACTCAGCGACGTCAACTTCGATGTCGACCACGGCGAGTTCGTCTCGATAGTCGGCCCGTCAGGATCGGGCAAGTCGACGATTTTTCGGATTATCGCCGGACTCGAGGCCCCGACAGACGGAGCCGTCCTCGTTGATGGGGCCCCAGTCAAGGAACCTGGTCCCGATCGCGGTATGGTTTTCCAGGACGACGCGCTCTTCCCGTGGCGGACCGTCGCGGGGAACATTTCCTACGGCCTCGAAGAGGTCGGTCCACCCGATGGCTTCACGACCGACGAACGGATCGATTACTGCCTCGACCTTGTCGGATTAGCCGACAAGGCCGACGCATACCCAAAAGAACTGTCAGGCGGTCAGCGCCAGCGGGTCGGCATCGCACGCGCACTTGCCGTCGACCCGCCGATACTCCTCATGGACGAACCGTTCGGGAGTGTCGATGCCCGAACGAAAGCGTCGCTCCACCAGGAGCTTCTGGACATCTGGGCAGAGACGAAAAAGACGATCTGCTTCGTGACACACGACATCGAAGAAGCAGTCTATCTCTCCGACCGAATCGTCGTGTTCTCGAACGCTCCCGGTACCGTTCTTGACACCATCCCGGTACAGTTGTCCCGCCCCCGGGACCGGACCGGTGACGCGTTCACCGAGATCAAAGCGAACGTGCTCTCGTATTTCGAAGACGAGAACGAGTGA
- a CDS encoding ABC transporter permease, with amino-acid sequence MAGSTEPDTAGYPTGSLRRAQGRTLGIQVGALALFVLVWWAGALVTPQNLLPQPPVVLEVLVADAASGQMFELIWQSLRHYVPGLLVGSAFGMAVGMLVGWSRTAELSIGTVAGILRPVPPLAWIPFAIIWFGLTDSGAAFIIAIVAFWINYYNAESGVRGVDDQLLEVGQSLGTKSDFGLIKRIVLPSAMPELFTGFRTAAGQAWMVMVAAELLGVPGIGKHLWDAANFLQMQVVVAYMLVIGILFLLSDRLIKLVEARTLAWR; translated from the coding sequence GTGGCGGGTAGTACCGAACCAGACACGGCGGGCTACCCGACTGGAAGCCTCCGCCGGGCACAGGGCCGCACACTCGGCATTCAGGTCGGTGCGCTCGCCCTGTTCGTCCTTGTCTGGTGGGCGGGCGCACTCGTGACGCCACAGAACCTCCTTCCACAGCCTCCAGTTGTTCTCGAAGTGCTCGTCGCCGACGCGGCGTCCGGCCAGATGTTCGAGCTGATCTGGCAGAGTCTCCGTCACTACGTCCCCGGCTTGCTCGTTGGGTCGGCGTTCGGGATGGCCGTCGGTATGCTGGTCGGCTGGTCGCGAACCGCGGAACTCTCGATCGGAACGGTCGCCGGAATCCTTCGCCCGGTCCCACCGCTGGCGTGGATCCCATTTGCGATCATCTGGTTCGGTTTGACCGACAGTGGCGCTGCGTTCATTATCGCGATCGTCGCCTTCTGGATCAACTACTACAACGCGGAAAGTGGAGTTAGAGGGGTCGATGACCAATTACTTGAAGTCGGTCAGTCTCTGGGGACGAAGTCGGACTTCGGACTCATCAAACGTATCGTCTTGCCATCGGCGATGCCGGAGCTGTTCACCGGGTTCCGGACGGCCGCCGGCCAGGCGTGGATGGTGATGGTCGCGGCCGAACTGCTGGGCGTTCCCGGCATCGGGAAACACCTCTGGGACGCCGCGAACTTCCTCCAGATGCAGGTTGTCGTCGCATATATGCTCGTCATCGGAATCCTGTTTCTACTCTCGGATCGCCTGATCAAACTCGTCGAAGCCCGGACACTAGCCTGGCGGTGA
- a CDS encoding ABC transporter substrate-binding protein, translating into MTQRGISRRDALRAAGGLAAGATTGLAGCLGFGGSNPDSLTLGTLNVFPMMQYFVIDQQGWYDELGPNIEVQTFGGGPPLVQAYASGNIDLAYVGISPGLVAIANGVSSKVVAANVLEPNVMVGSSEFRSYWVEYGADAFEQFRSDKGRKPRFATLPAGSTPDVFLRYWITEVLGLDLDVINIVGQSPSALQSTLSTGNADAGSAIEPVPTILEENPDTDMEPFKYAGEIMPGQPGAVLQPSQSLVDDNPDLVQELVDIHIRATGFIHENRTRAAEMASEVIGSDILTPAVATRAINSPASNFISNPRRIVDKSLVYNDFHQEIGSVDTDLSESDVFDHSFYEEASSGG; encoded by the coding sequence ATGACACAGCGTGGGATTTCTCGTCGGGACGCGTTGCGTGCCGCAGGCGGCCTCGCGGCTGGCGCAACAACCGGACTGGCTGGCTGTCTCGGATTCGGAGGATCGAACCCCGACTCACTGACGCTCGGGACGCTCAACGTCTTTCCAATGATGCAGTACTTCGTTATCGACCAGCAGGGATGGTACGACGAGCTCGGTCCAAATATCGAAGTACAAACCTTCGGTGGCGGCCCTCCACTCGTGCAAGCGTACGCCTCCGGAAACATCGACCTCGCGTATGTCGGTATCAGTCCTGGTCTCGTCGCTATCGCCAACGGTGTTTCGTCGAAGGTCGTGGCGGCAAACGTGCTCGAACCGAACGTGATGGTCGGGAGTTCCGAATTCCGCTCGTACTGGGTTGAGTACGGCGCAGACGCTTTCGAGCAGTTCCGGTCTGACAAAGGACGGAAACCCCGATTCGCAACGCTCCCGGCCGGGTCCACGCCGGACGTGTTCCTGCGATACTGGATCACGGAGGTACTCGGGCTCGACTTGGACGTCATCAATATAGTCGGACAGAGTCCGAGCGCGCTCCAGTCGACCCTATCGACCGGTAATGCTGATGCCGGGAGCGCTATCGAACCGGTCCCGACGATACTGGAGGAGAATCCGGACACTGACATGGAGCCGTTCAAATACGCTGGCGAGATTATGCCAGGACAGCCGGGTGCAGTCCTCCAACCCTCCCAGTCGCTAGTCGACGACAACCCGGACCTTGTCCAGGAACTGGTCGACATTCACATCCGTGCGACGGGCTTCATCCACGAGAACCGGACCCGGGCCGCGGAAATGGCCAGCGAGGTAATCGGATCCGACATTCTCACGCCAGCGGTTGCAACGCGAGCGATCAACTCACCGGCGTCGAACTTCATCTCCAATCCGCGACGAATCGTGGATAAGTCGCTCGTCTACAACGACTTCCACCAAGAAATCGGGTCGGTTGATACCGATCTATCGGAGTCCGATGTGTTCGACCACAGTTTCTACGAGGAGGCGAGCAGTGGCGGGTAG
- a CDS encoding FAD-dependent oxidoreductase translates to MTSTFDYDLVILGGGAAAFAAITEASRRDLSTAMVNTGLPIGGTCVNVGCVPSKHLLALGDQAATPQENPFEAVQYSDGEPTVDWAAALDGTDELVEGFRQENYVDVAEHFETDIYEGYGELVDSEEQRSLGSRQEADDNRTQSGDDTTIEVVDGADEGVRITGEKALVATGSSPWAPPIDGLDDIDYYTSESILQESDLPESIVIIGGGYIALEWGQILHRVGVTVTILQRSDRVLSGMEGQLSREIQRAFQEEGIEVITGNDFQRIRTPATEGKTEAIQTGVAVDTAVDGGEQTVTGDALFVATGVQPNSEEIGLESVGVETNDDGTIQVDEHFQTTNPDIYAAGDVIGDPELETVAAKEGNHAVKNAFGEEEASIDYDAVPAVVFTSPEVAAVGTTELEYMDEHGTCLCRTVQMEDVPRAKAVKNTDGLVQVVKHHETDEIVGVHMVGPRAADMIMEATLAVKFGLTVDDIIDTVHPFPTFSEAFKQACQAFRRDTSTMSCCVE, encoded by the coding sequence ATGACCAGCACGTTTGACTATGATCTCGTGATTCTCGGCGGCGGGGCTGCTGCGTTCGCCGCAATCACAGAAGCAAGCCGTCGAGATCTCTCGACGGCGATGGTGAACACGGGCCTACCGATTGGCGGGACCTGCGTGAACGTGGGCTGTGTGCCCAGCAAGCATCTGCTCGCGTTGGGGGACCAGGCAGCCACACCGCAGGAGAATCCGTTCGAGGCGGTCCAGTACAGTGATGGCGAACCGACCGTCGACTGGGCAGCCGCACTGGACGGCACCGACGAACTGGTCGAGGGATTCCGGCAGGAGAACTACGTCGACGTCGCCGAACACTTCGAGACCGACATCTACGAGGGCTACGGCGAACTGGTAGACAGCGAGGAGCAGCGCTCCTTGGGCAGTCGGCAGGAGGCCGACGACAACCGGACACAGTCCGGTGACGACACGACCATCGAGGTCGTCGACGGCGCTGACGAAGGAGTACGCATCACCGGGGAGAAGGCACTCGTCGCAACTGGAAGTTCACCGTGGGCGCCGCCTATCGACGGTCTCGACGACATCGACTACTACACGAGCGAGAGTATCCTCCAAGAGAGCGACCTCCCCGAGAGCATCGTGATTATCGGCGGTGGTTACATCGCACTCGAATGGGGACAGATCCTCCACCGTGTCGGCGTCACCGTAACCATCCTTCAGCGTTCAGACCGCGTACTCTCGGGGATGGAAGGGCAACTCAGCCGCGAGATCCAGCGTGCCTTCCAGGAGGAGGGCATCGAGGTTATTACCGGGAACGACTTCCAACGAATTCGCACACCAGCAACCGAGGGCAAAACCGAGGCAATACAGACAGGCGTCGCGGTCGACACAGCCGTCGACGGTGGCGAGCAGACCGTCACCGGGGACGCACTCTTCGTCGCGACCGGCGTCCAGCCGAACAGCGAGGAAATCGGGCTGGAAAGCGTGGGAGTCGAAACGAACGACGACGGCACTATCCAGGTCGACGAGCACTTCCAGACGACCAATCCAGACATCTACGCGGCCGGCGACGTGATTGGCGATCCGGAACTCGAAACGGTAGCTGCCAAGGAGGGCAATCACGCTGTGAAGAATGCGTTCGGTGAAGAGGAAGCCAGTATCGACTATGACGCGGTCCCAGCAGTTGTGTTCACCAGCCCGGAAGTCGCTGCGGTCGGGACGACCGAACTGGAGTATATGGACGAGCACGGCACCTGTTTGTGCCGGACCGTCCAGATGGAAGACGTGCCACGGGCGAAAGCCGTCAAGAACACGGACGGCCTCGTCCAGGTGGTCAAACACCACGAGACCGACGAGATCGTTGGTGTCCACATGGTCGGCCCCCGCGCCGCCGACATGATCATGGAAGCGACGCTGGCCGTGAAGTTCGGCCTCACCGTCGACGACATCATCGATACAGTTCATCCGTTCCCGACGTTCTCCGAGGCGTTCAAGCAGGCCTGTCAGGCGTTCCGGCGGGACACGTCGACGATGAGCTGTTGCGTCGAGTAG
- a CDS encoding winged helix-turn-helix transcriptional regulator, giving the protein MADTTSDAPVCNVDGTCYCPLTGVIDLLSRKYAMQLVSIIGAHDSLRFAEIEAHLPTASTSTISKRLDEFEEASLISRTQYNEIPPRVEYSLTDDGGEVRTRLEPLLEWASAAE; this is encoded by the coding sequence ATGGCAGATACCACCTCAGACGCGCCCGTCTGCAATGTCGACGGAACCTGTTACTGTCCGCTTACAGGCGTTATTGATTTGCTGAGTCGGAAATACGCGATGCAACTTGTCAGCATTATCGGAGCGCACGACTCGCTTCGATTCGCGGAAATTGAGGCGCACCTTCCGACCGCGAGCACCTCGACCATCTCGAAACGGCTCGATGAATTCGAGGAAGCAAGTCTGATCTCTCGAACCCAGTATAACGAGATCCCGCCCCGAGTCGAGTACTCGCTGACCGATGATGGAGGTGAGGTGCGAACCCGGCTCGAACCATTGTTGGAGTGGGCTTCAGCGGCCGAGTGA
- a CDS encoding helix-turn-helix domain-containing protein — MPEQPSLSTQETSADLENLSPSAKLVAKTLEYEGDSTQSKLAESTLLPQRTVRYALSQLEENDIVTSRISFVDARQQVYSLELGDGERIGTEA, encoded by the coding sequence ATGCCTGAACAGCCATCTCTGTCGACTCAGGAAACGTCTGCTGACCTTGAGAATCTCTCGCCGAGCGCCAAACTCGTCGCGAAAACACTCGAGTACGAGGGAGACAGTACCCAGTCGAAACTCGCTGAGTCGACGCTGCTCCCGCAACGTACCGTCCGCTATGCTCTCTCCCAGCTCGAGGAGAACGATATCGTCACCTCCCGTATCTCGTTCGTGGACGCTAGACAACAGGTCTATTCACTGGAACTGGGTGACGGCGAACGTATTGGTACCGAGGCCTAA
- a CDS encoding M20 family metallopeptidase — protein sequence MDTSNLPAAVAEYLTDNRSELFEFTKTLIGFNTQNPPGRTVNIVEWLETTLEEPALSVERFDVDPEKPNLVATLPGRGDRTLCFNGHVDTVPFDESDWSYNPLGERDGERIYGRGTTDMKGAVAAMLQVAIAYARTETKPPVTLQFAFVSDEETGGDAGLTTVLETTEFDPDACVVGETTARNGRYSVSVADRGNIWLTLEASGTAAHGSRPMIGENAIDRLTEAIEQLRHDFGQQEFSVDSSMDEIIEESVDFYKPEAGAEATRSLYRYPTINLGIIEGGTAINTVPASACARVDIRLTAGVDTREALSGIRNCLAGMDGIEITDISWTRGSYEPLGSPIVEASARAAEHVVDEQVYRRSATGGGDAKVLRHEGIPTVEFGFGTQSAHGTDEYTTTEALVRNAISYGTLPVLYEQHATADE from the coding sequence ATGGATACGTCCAATTTGCCCGCAGCCGTTGCCGAGTACCTCACAGACAATCGTAGTGAGCTGTTCGAATTCACGAAGACACTCATCGGCTTCAACACACAGAACCCACCGGGCCGAACAGTCAATATCGTCGAGTGGCTTGAAACCACGCTTGAGGAGCCGGCATTGTCCGTCGAGCGCTTCGATGTGGATCCTGAAAAGCCGAACCTCGTCGCGACGCTACCCGGTCGGGGCGATCGTACGCTGTGTTTTAATGGCCATGTCGATACCGTTCCGTTCGATGAGAGCGATTGGTCATACAACCCACTAGGGGAGCGAGACGGCGAACGCATCTACGGACGCGGAACGACGGATATGAAAGGCGCTGTCGCCGCGATGTTGCAGGTCGCGATCGCCTACGCTCGCACCGAAACAAAGCCACCAGTAACACTCCAGTTCGCGTTCGTCAGCGACGAGGAGACAGGGGGTGATGCCGGCCTGACGACCGTATTAGAGACGACAGAGTTCGACCCCGACGCCTGCGTTGTAGGCGAGACCACCGCCCGAAACGGTCGATACTCTGTCTCCGTCGCCGATCGCGGGAACATCTGGCTCACACTCGAAGCGTCGGGAACTGCTGCCCACGGATCGCGGCCGATGATCGGGGAGAATGCGATCGACCGACTGACTGAGGCGATTGAACAACTGCGACACGACTTCGGACAACAGGAATTCTCGGTCGATTCATCGATGGACGAGATCATCGAAGAGTCCGTCGACTTCTACAAACCGGAGGCCGGAGCTGAGGCCACTCGCAGCCTCTATCGGTACCCGACGATCAATCTCGGGATCATCGAGGGGGGAACAGCGATCAACACGGTACCAGCTTCTGCATGCGCGAGAGTTGACATCCGTCTCACTGCTGGCGTTGACACGAGGGAGGCGCTCAGTGGAATACGGAACTGCCTGGCCGGGATGGACGGCATCGAGATTACCGATATCTCGTGGACTCGTGGGTCCTACGAGCCCCTCGGAAGTCCGATCGTCGAAGCGAGTGCCCGGGCAGCCGAACACGTCGTCGACGAGCAGGTTTATCGACGGAGCGCAACTGGGGGTGGCGACGCCAAGGTGCTTCGACACGAAGGGATTCCAACAGTCGAGTTTGGCTTTGGCACCCAGTCAGCACACGGAACTGACGAGTACACGACGACCGAGGCCTTGGTTCGAAACGCCATCAGCTACGGCACGCTCCCAGTCCTCTACGAGCAACACGCGACTGCTGATGAATGA
- a CDS encoding dihydrofolate reductase, which yields MELITVAAVAANGVIGRDGELPWPSIPADKRQYRNRIADWPVILGRRTFDSMREDLPGTAQVVLSRSASEYDVESAHYAAGIDDAVATIESLGYDRAYVIGGAGIYDLFQPVVDRMVLSRIPGEYDGDTYFPEWNANEWTVVDRTPYDDFTLEEWVREQN from the coding sequence ATGGAACTCATTACAGTGGCTGCGGTGGCTGCGAACGGCGTCATTGGCCGGGACGGCGAGCTCCCGTGGCCGAGCATTCCGGCCGACAAACGACAGTACCGAAATCGGATCGCAGACTGGCCCGTGATACTCGGCCGGCGGACGTTCGATTCGATGCGGGAGGATCTTCCCGGAACGGCACAGGTCGTCTTGAGTCGGTCAGCGTCCGAGTACGATGTCGAATCAGCACACTACGCGGCGGGAATCGATGATGCGGTCGCAACTATCGAATCGCTCGGGTACGACCGGGCGTACGTTATCGGCGGGGCAGGTATCTACGATCTGTTCCAGCCCGTCGTCGACCGAATGGTACTCAGCCGGATTCCCGGTGAATACGACGGTGACACCTACTTCCCGGAGTGGAATGCGAACGAGTGGACCGTCGTCGACCGCACGCCATATGACGACTTCACCCTCGAGGAGTGGGTGCGAGAACAGAACTAG